AATGAGGCCGGCAGGATTTGCCGCGTCCCCTTCATTCACGGCTTCGACAGCCAGTACGTTCGTGCCCGGTTTGAGCGATTTCGTGATGTCTACGGGCGGCGCCGCTGCAAAACTGTTTCCGGATGCCACCCTCTTTTCGTTGATCATCAGGACAAACCGGTTGTCTGCCGTGAAACAGGCCGTCGCCTTGGCTATCGTCTTTCCGTCGGGCAGGTCTACGAGCTTGCGAAAATACCGCGCCGCCGCGGGAGCGCTCTGGGCCGGCGCGCCCTCCGGGAACCAGATCCATTTAGCCGCGGACAGCGGGGTCTCCGGACCGCTCTCGTCGCCGTCAAGCCCGATCCACTTGCCGGTCCAATCCCCGGCCTTCAACAGGCCCATTGTCCACATGCCGGCGGGACTCCAGCCCGATGCCGTGTCCGTTCCGTCCCACACACGCACTTTCCAGTAGCAGCGCTGCCTCGAATCGAGCGCCTTGCCGGCGTACGGCACCCGCACAGACTGGTTGGTCTCGACCTTTCCCGAATCCCAGAGGTTTCCCGTATCGGTGTCCAGAGCCGCTTTCGAATCCGACACCAGAATCTGGTAGGCGGTCTGCGACACATCCCGGTCCTGTGACTCGATGCGCCAGCTCAGCCGGGGGTCAGGACAGTCAACGCCAAGAGGATCGGCGAGATATTCGCAACGCAGAGCTGTTACCGTAATGCCGCTGCCGGCCGCACTGGCCGTCATGGATGCCATCGCCATCACGAACAACGTAGTCGTGCAGCCCATGGAAGTTCTCCTCGGTTGTGTTCCAATGGTTACCAGTCGTTTCCGCAACCCGAAGCCGCCCCGGCCGAATGACCCGCGTCCGGGTGGCCAGGAACGTCATGACGACGCGTGCGGGCCGGTCACTGCAGCCCGCCGAGCACCTTCTGAGCGTTGTCGCGGATACCCGTGTCTTCACACTTCGCCAGCACCTCGTTGAGCGCTTCGATGGCGAGGGCTTTGTGTTGGGCGTTTTCCTTCTTGACCTGGCCCGCAATCCCAATGATGGCCAGCGCCGCTTCGTTGCGCACGTCGGGCTGGTCAAGATACGGCTTCAGCGTGCTCAGAGCATTTGGGTTCTGCAAGGCGCCCCACGCGCCAAGGACCAGCTTGACCTCTTCCGGACGCCGTGCGAGTTCCAGACCTTTCGAAAGCATTTCCAGCTGCCGGCCGCCCTGGGCATTTTCCCGGGCAAGCCGCACGTAGCCACGCAGCCCAAGCACATAAGCCGTTAGATCCTCGCTCCCGGCCAACGTCTCGAGATGCGGCGCGGCATCGAGCGCGGGCCAGTTCGACAGCATCCGCACCGCCTCCGACGCTATCTCGGGATTAGCATCCTTCATCGCCGCGAGCACCGCCTCGAGAGCCTGCGGGCTTCCGATCTCCGCCGCGCTGCGAAGCAGCACCAAACGCACCGTGTCGTTGGCCGCCCCGCGCATGCTCTCGAGCACGACGGGCAGAACTTCATCGCCCTTTCGCGCCGCGATAGCGTTCAGGGCGCTTTCAGCGCTGCCTCTTTCGGACTCATCCTGCGCCTTCGAGATGACGCCGATCACCGCAGAGGCCTCGGCGGGGCCGCCCAGGAGGGCCAGCGCGTCGAGGGCTGCCGTGCGCACGCCCGCATCGCCGTTTTCCACGGCCGCAATCGCTGATGGAATCGCCTGCGGCGCCCGCCGGCTCGCGAGCAACGCCAGAACCTCTGCGTGAACCGCGGGACCTGCCCCGGCAAGGCTCGACGCGAGGGCCCCGTCAACCTCGTCTCCCCGCATGGACACCAACGCGGTCGACGCGGTCTCGAGAACAGCCCCGTCCTCCGAAGACAGAAGCGCGACCAGCGTGGCAACATCTTCGGCGCGGCTGCCCAACGCGCCCAGCGCCTTGACGGCAGCCACTTTTACCTGCGCATCTCCGCTCTTTACCGACTCGATAACAACTTTCCTAGCCGCGGGGTCGCCCCGGTCCGCGAGACCCCGCAACAAGGCGATCTGGCCTCCGGAAGGCAGCGCGGGCAGCGCCTTGGCGTAGAAAGCCGTTATGTCGCTGCCTTCCGTCTCCGCGACGATTTGGGCCGCGAGGTCGCGAAACAGGGGGTCGTCGCCTTTGAGCGCTCCGATAAGGAGCTGAGGCGCCTTCGCGGGTTGCGCGCAGGCGAGACCGCGAAACGCTCCCATGCGAACCTCGACAGGCGCATCCGCCGCGAGGAGCTGTTCATACACCGGCGCCGCCTGATCGCCTTTGCCCTCATCGGCATAACGCTGAGCAGCAGCAAGCAGAGCCTCATTGACCGCCGCCCGGGTCGCATCGGGCGCGTCTGCGCGATATGCCAGCAGCGCTTTGGTTGCCTCAGAGGTCGCGATCCGCCCCAGAGCGCCCGCGGCCGTCCGGGCTATGTCCGGGCTGGCGTCCTGTAACAAGGGAATCAGCAGCGGCACGGCCTGGGCGTCGCGTCGCGCTCCGATCGAAATGATGATTCCCGCTTTGGGCGTTCCGGCGGCCGCGGCAAGCGCTTCCCGCAATACCGTATCCACCTCGGGATACGGCATTGCTTCGAGCGCGAACCGGGCCATATGCGACAAGGTCTCATCGGGCAGCAGCGCCGCCAAGGCGGGTATTGCCGCCTGCGTTCCGATCTCGCGCAAGCGGCGGCAGGCATCCTGTTTCTGTAACCAATCGGCATCGCTTTGGACAACTGCGATGAGTTCGGCCTCGGTCGGCGGCGCCGGAGGAGCAGCCTCCCCGGCAGCCTCGCCGGCACAGGCCACGAACGAGATCAACGCCCCAGCTACGAAAAGCGCGGCGAAAAAGCTCCAAATTGCTGTAGTCTTGTTCATGATTCAAAGCCTCTTTTCTGACGAAACGTAATCTCCAACAACGCAGCGGCAACGCCCTTTTACAGGTACCACGGCTCCCGGTACGCGCGCGACCGCAGCCGGTTCGCTTCTTCGTCGCCGATGAATTCCTCTTTGACGGGGTCCCATTTCACGGGACGGCCCAGGCGCTTGCAGATATTCGCCACGTGGCACGCGGAAATCGACCGGTGCGCAACCTCTGCGTTCGATACGGTGTTCTGGCGCGTTTTCACGCAGTCCAGGAAGGCCCGCACATGATTGTCCGAAGGATAGCCGCCTTGGAACTGCCGTTCCGCAAGAAGCGAGGCCGGATGGACCTCGATCTCGCCGGAATCGCCGGTCTCGACCCATCCCTCTTCTCCCTCGAACCGGACGGGGCACGAACCAAACCGAAGCCCTGTGCGAATAACCAGTTTCACCCCGTTGGCATACTTGCCCACCCACCAGTCGCCTTCGCGCGCAAACTCGACGGGCCCGGTATCGTCCGCGTCATTGGCCCACTGGCATAAATCCACGGTATGGCTCCCCCACTCCGTGATCGACCCGCCGCTGAAGTCCGTATGGGCGCTCCAGAATCCCCGCGTGGGGTATTTGGCATTGTACGGGCGCCACGGCGCGGGCCCCAGCCACCGGTTCCAGTCGAACTCCTCGCGCGGAGGCTCCGGCTCCGTCGGCAGAACCGTCTCGTAAAGCTGCTGGAACCCGGTCGATTCTTCCGCCTGCATCTCCTTGAGCCGCCCCAACTTGCCGCTTTGGACCAGGTCCACCGCGAACCGGAAATTGCCCAGGCTGC
This DNA window, taken from Candidatus Hydrogenedentota bacterium, encodes the following:
- a CDS encoding Gfo/Idh/MocA family oxidoreductase codes for the protein MNRPKKSRQLVRRAFLKRAAAGMGGVIAAPFLVPGTALGAEGRAAVSERITVGVIGLGGRGTSVMTAFMAQPDTQVVAVCDVFREKREAGVQQVNKHYGNQDCVSYTDMLELLDRPDIDAVLIATGDNWHSGASIMAARAGKDMYCEKPLSVAITESRAVADTMRRLGRVFQCGTQRRSLGNFRFAVDLVQSGKLGRLKEMQAEESTGFQQLYETVLPTEPEPPREEFDWNRWLGPAPWRPYNAKYPTRGFWSAHTDFSGGSITEWGSHTVDLCQWANDADDTGPVEFAREGDWWVGKYANGVKLVIRTGLRFGSCPVRFEGEEGWVETGDSGEIEVHPASLLAERQFQGGYPSDNHVRAFLDCVKTRQNTVSNAEVAHRSISACHVANICKRLGRPVKWDPVKEEFIGDEEANRLRSRAYREPWYL
- a CDS encoding HEAT repeat domain-containing protein — protein: MNKTTAIWSFFAALFVAGALISFVACAGEAAGEAAPPAPPTEAELIAVVQSDADWLQKQDACRRLREIGTQAAIPALAALLPDETLSHMARFALEAMPYPEVDTVLREALAAAAGTPKAGIIISIGARRDAQAVPLLIPLLQDASPDIARTAAGALGRIATSEATKALLAYRADAPDATRAAVNEALLAAAQRYADEGKGDQAAPVYEQLLAADAPVEVRMGAFRGLACAQPAKAPQLLIGALKGDDPLFRDLAAQIVAETEGSDITAFYAKALPALPSGGQIALLRGLADRGDPAARKVVIESVKSGDAQVKVAAVKALGALGSRAEDVATLVALLSSEDGAVLETASTALVSMRGDEVDGALASSLAGAGPAVHAEVLALLASRRAPQAIPSAIAAVENGDAGVRTAALDALALLGGPAEASAVIGVISKAQDESERGSAESALNAIAARKGDEVLPVVLESMRGAANDTVRLVLLRSAAEIGSPQALEAVLAAMKDANPEIASEAVRMLSNWPALDAAPHLETLAGSEDLTAYVLGLRGYVRLARENAQGGRQLEMLSKGLELARRPEEVKLVLGAWGALQNPNALSTLKPYLDQPDVRNEAALAIIGIAGQVKKENAQHKALAIEALNEVLAKCEDTGIRDNAQKVLGGLQ